One part of the Alistipes onderdonkii genome encodes these proteins:
- a CDS encoding response regulator — protein sequence MKNISINPEDYTILAVDDIATNIMLLKAVLSRAKYKIVTASGGNEALEKAAKESPDLILLDIMMPDMDGYEVIRHLKADPALQDIPVIFLTALHNPEDIVKGFKLGASDYVSKPFNHEELITRVSHHIYLAAAQRTIMRQRDELQATVDARDKMYSVIAHDLRSPIGTLKMVFNMLSINLTQEQIGEDNMEMITMGNNITESTFMLLDNLLKWTKSQIGRMNTVFQEVDISEVVVFASKMSDLVAQVKNIAVEYDIPGPITVPCDVDMVKTIMRNLMSNAIKYSNEGGRIVIRVRETPTHAVISVRDFGTGISEEDLPKLLNPEIHYTTYGTKNEEGSGLGLQLVQDLTRRNGGELAIESTLGEGSTFTFTIAKVQPKSETVEDTGGGIARP from the coding sequence ATGAAAAACATCTCCATAAACCCCGAGGACTATACGATCCTGGCCGTCGACGACATCGCCACCAACATCATGCTGCTGAAAGCCGTGCTGAGCCGTGCCAAATACAAGATCGTCACGGCATCGGGAGGTAACGAGGCGCTCGAAAAGGCCGCAAAGGAGTCCCCCGACCTGATCCTGCTGGACATCATGATGCCCGACATGGACGGCTACGAGGTGATCAGGCACCTGAAGGCAGACCCCGCATTGCAGGACATCCCGGTGATTTTCCTCACGGCGCTGCACAACCCCGAGGACATCGTCAAGGGGTTCAAACTGGGAGCCAGCGACTACGTCTCCAAGCCGTTCAACCACGAGGAGCTGATCACCCGCGTATCGCACCACATCTATCTGGCGGCGGCACAGCGCACGATCATGCGGCAACGCGACGAGTTGCAGGCCACGGTCGACGCCCGCGACAAGATGTACTCGGTGATCGCCCACGACCTGCGGTCGCCGATCGGCACGTTGAAGATGGTTTTCAACATGCTTTCGATAAACCTTACGCAGGAGCAGATCGGCGAAGACAACATGGAGATGATCACGATGGGCAACAACATCACCGAGAGCACCTTCATGCTGCTGGACAACCTGCTCAAATGGACGAAGAGCCAGATCGGGCGCATGAACACGGTGTTCCAGGAGGTCGACATTTCGGAGGTCGTGGTTTTCGCCAGCAAGATGTCCGACCTCGTGGCACAGGTCAAGAACATCGCCGTCGAATACGACATCCCCGGCCCGATCACCGTCCCGTGCGACGTGGACATGGTGAAAACGATCATGCGCAACCTGATGTCGAACGCCATCAAGTACAGCAACGAGGGCGGACGGATCGTCATCCGCGTGCGGGAAACCCCCACCCATGCCGTGATAAGCGTGCGCGACTTCGGCACGGGCATCAGCGAGGAAGACCTGCCCAAACTGCTCAACCCCGAAATACACTACACCACCTACGGCACCAAGAACGAAGAGGGATCGGGCCTGGGCCTGCAACTCGTACAAGACCTCACACGCCGCAACGGCGGGGAGCTGGCCATCGAATCGACGCTGGGCGAAGGCTCCACGTTTACGTTCACCATCGCCAAGGTGCAGCCTAAGTCCGAGACCGTAGAAGACACGGGGGGGGGTATTGCGCGTCCCTGA
- a CDS encoding glycosyltransferase family 2 protein: MTTVATLFWAGVFLVFYTYLGYGILLWLLVKIREAMHPARRYAFPADPPEVTLLIAAYNEQEVVAEKMANCRALDYPAGKLRVTWITDGSTDRTVELLAAYPEVTVLHDPRRGGKTAALNRALGIIRTPLIVFTDANTMLNPEAVTEIVRCFEDPAVGCVAGEKRVAGTGDTGAAATEGIYWKYESKLKELDDRLYSAVGAAGELFAVRRELWQTLREDTLLDDFVCSMLIAAQGYRIAYCKGAYALETPSADMGEEGKRKKRIAAGGLQSVWRLRKLLNPFRYGVLWFQYVSHRVLRWTLTPVVLAALLPLNVALLWSGHRALYAAALALQCAFYLAALAGWALERSGHRNRLLFIPYYFLFMNLNVFRGASYLATHRGKGAWEKARRA; encoded by the coding sequence ATGACGACCGTAGCGACACTCTTCTGGGCGGGGGTATTCCTCGTCTTCTACACCTACCTCGGATACGGCATCCTGCTGTGGCTGCTGGTGAAGATCCGCGAAGCCATGCACCCGGCACGGCGGTACGCCTTTCCTGCCGACCCGCCCGAGGTGACGCTGCTCATCGCCGCCTACAACGAACAGGAGGTCGTGGCGGAAAAGATGGCCAACTGCCGGGCATTGGATTATCCGGCCGGAAAGCTCCGCGTGACGTGGATCACCGACGGCTCGACCGACCGCACCGTCGAACTGCTCGCCGCCTACCCCGAGGTGACGGTGCTGCACGACCCGCGCCGGGGCGGCAAGACCGCGGCGCTGAACCGGGCGCTGGGAATCATCCGCACGCCGCTCATCGTTTTCACCGATGCCAATACGATGCTCAACCCCGAAGCCGTGACGGAAATCGTCCGCTGTTTCGAAGACCCCGCAGTGGGGTGCGTGGCCGGCGAAAAGCGCGTCGCCGGGACAGGGGATACGGGCGCCGCCGCGACAGAAGGCATCTACTGGAAATACGAATCGAAACTCAAGGAGCTGGACGACCGTCTCTACTCGGCGGTAGGGGCTGCGGGGGAGTTGTTCGCCGTGCGGCGCGAACTGTGGCAGACGCTGAGAGAAGATACGCTGCTCGACGATTTCGTCTGCTCGATGCTGATCGCGGCGCAGGGATACAGGATCGCTTACTGCAAGGGCGCCTATGCGCTGGAGACCCCTTCGGCCGACATGGGCGAAGAGGGCAAACGCAAGAAGCGCATCGCGGCGGGCGGGCTGCAATCGGTATGGCGGCTGCGCAAGCTGCTCAATCCGTTCCGTTACGGAGTGCTGTGGTTCCAGTACGTATCGCACCGCGTGCTGCGCTGGACGCTGACCCCCGTGGTACTCGCAGCACTCCTGCCGCTCAACGTCGCGCTGCTGTGGTCGGGCCATCGGGCGCTCTATGCCGCGGCCCTCGCCCTGCAATGCGCATTCTACCTGGCCGCCCTCGCAGGATGGGCGCTGGAGCGCAGCGGACACCGCAACAGACTGCTCTTCATCCCCTACTACTTCCTCTTCATGAACCTCAATGTTTTCCGCGGGGCGTCGTACCTGGCGACCCACCGCGGAAAGGGTGCCTGGGAGAAAGCCCGCAGGGCCTGA
- a CDS encoding glycosyl transferase gives MKGLFVVFHGFSAHSGISKKIFAQCDALRRNGADIELCHIEIAPDGTQRRMVGGQAIRTFGKGLRAKLEKRVSLSDITRYIRHEGVEFLYIRHDHNASPVLIGWLRKVKKLGVRIALEIPTYPYDAEFAQSPAVRKLKLRIDRMFRCRMARYVDRIVTFSDDTEIFGRPTIRISNGIDFGSIPLKTRGHGDHHNIRLLAVANIHFWHGLDRVIEGLREYYAAPHQCIVRLRIAGDGVETLIAEYRRRIDAYSLTEYAEVIGPRSGAALDAEFEWCDMGIASLGRHRNGITGIKTLKNREYAARGIPFVYSERDSDFDGMGYVMKAPADDTPLDIAALVRFYDGLHLTPAQIRGTVEGRLSWDNQMKQVLTELFEA, from the coding sequence ATGAAAGGATTATTTGTCGTCTTCCACGGGTTTTCGGCCCACAGCGGCATCAGCAAGAAGATTTTTGCCCAATGCGACGCACTGCGGCGCAACGGCGCCGATATCGAGTTGTGCCACATCGAGATAGCGCCCGACGGCACGCAGCGCCGGATGGTCGGCGGGCAGGCGATCCGCACCTTCGGCAAGGGATTGCGGGCCAAGCTCGAAAAAAGGGTCTCGCTGAGCGACATCACGCGCTACATCCGCCACGAAGGGGTGGAGTTCCTCTACATCCGCCACGACCACAACGCCAGTCCGGTGCTGATCGGCTGGCTGCGCAAGGTCAAAAAACTCGGCGTGCGGATCGCGCTCGAAATCCCGACCTACCCTTACGACGCCGAATTCGCGCAGTCGCCCGCGGTGCGGAAACTCAAACTGCGCATCGACCGCATGTTCCGCTGCCGCATGGCCCGTTACGTCGACCGCATCGTCACTTTCTCCGATGATACGGAGATATTCGGCCGCCCGACGATCCGCATCTCCAACGGCATCGACTTCGGGAGTATCCCGCTCAAAACCCGGGGACACGGGGATCACCACAACATCCGGCTGCTGGCCGTGGCGAACATCCATTTCTGGCACGGCCTCGACCGCGTGATCGAAGGGCTCAGGGAGTATTACGCCGCCCCGCACCAGTGCATCGTCCGCCTGCGCATCGCAGGCGACGGCGTGGAAACGCTCATCGCGGAATACCGCCGCAGGATCGACGCATACTCCCTGACGGAGTATGCCGAAGTCATCGGCCCCCGTTCGGGCGCTGCGCTCGACGCCGAATTCGAGTGGTGCGACATGGGCATCGCCAGTCTCGGACGCCACCGCAACGGCATCACCGGTATCAAGACGCTCAAAAACCGCGAGTACGCCGCACGCGGCATCCCGTTCGTATACTCGGAACGGGACAGCGACTTCGACGGCATGGGCTACGTAATGAAAGCCCCGGCCGACGACACGCCCCTCGACATCGCGGCGCTCGTGCGTTTCTACGACGGGCTGCACCTCACGCCCGCACAGATCCGCGGCACGGTCGAGGGACGCCTCTCGTGGGACAACCAGATGAAACAGGTATTAACCGAACTTTTCGAAGCATGA
- a CDS encoding lipopolysaccharide biosynthesis protein, giving the protein MSVRRELASGVFYTSIAKYAGIVVTLVVTGILSRLFTPEEFGVVNIATVVIAFFAIFSDLGIGPAVIQHKNLDRHDLGGIFSLSVWSGAVMALLFFAAAGWIASLYGDSQVLRNVLRILALNLFFAAANIVPNALILKEKRFRFAAMRSLTVQIAGGTAAIAAAYAGAGIYALTINPVFSSLMLLAINYRQNPLPLRLRPGRKALGKVFSFSAYQFSFQLINYFSRNLDKLLMGRYMSLSQLGYYDKSYRLMMLPLQNIAYVISPVMHPIFSEMQHDLKQLGASYLKVVRLLAFIGLPLSAVLFFTAQELVLIIFGDQWEPSVPVFRILALSVGIQIVMSTSGSIFQAANATRMLFFCGVFSAALNVAAICTGIFAFGTTEAVAWCICASFAVNFVQCYHALFCLTLRTGWRRFWRNFLSPLLLTALVGLPLAAVGWLLPPMPLVASLTLKGTAALGVWLLYVHLSGEYDLKGLSGRLLARKKR; this is encoded by the coding sequence ATGAGTGTCAGGCGGGAATTGGCTTCGGGTGTATTCTATACCTCGATCGCGAAATACGCGGGCATCGTCGTAACGCTCGTGGTGACGGGTATCCTTTCGCGCCTGTTCACCCCCGAGGAGTTCGGCGTGGTGAACATCGCCACGGTAGTGATCGCCTTCTTCGCCATCTTCAGCGACCTGGGCATCGGCCCGGCCGTCATCCAGCACAAAAACCTCGACAGGCACGACCTGGGCGGGATATTTTCGCTCTCGGTATGGTCGGGGGCAGTCATGGCGCTGCTGTTTTTCGCAGCAGCCGGCTGGATAGCCTCTCTCTACGGCGATTCGCAGGTGCTGCGCAACGTCCTGCGCATCCTCGCGCTGAACCTCTTTTTCGCCGCGGCCAACATCGTCCCCAATGCACTTATCCTGAAGGAGAAACGCTTCCGGTTCGCCGCCATGCGGTCGCTCACGGTGCAAATCGCAGGGGGCACGGCCGCCATCGCCGCGGCCTATGCCGGGGCAGGCATCTACGCACTGACGATCAACCCGGTGTTTTCGAGCCTGATGCTCCTGGCGATAAACTACCGCCAGAACCCGCTGCCGCTGCGCCTGCGCCCGGGACGCAAGGCGCTGGGCAAAGTATTCTCGTTCTCGGCCTACCAGTTCTCGTTCCAGTTGATAAACTATTTCAGCCGCAACCTCGACAAGCTGCTCATGGGACGTTACATGAGCCTCTCGCAACTGGGTTATTACGACAAGTCGTACCGGCTGATGATGCTCCCGCTGCAAAACATCGCCTATGTCATTTCGCCCGTCATGCACCCCATTTTTTCGGAGATGCAGCACGACCTGAAGCAGTTGGGCGCCTCCTACCTGAAAGTCGTCCGGCTGCTGGCGTTCATAGGGCTGCCGCTCTCGGCCGTGCTCTTCTTCACGGCGCAGGAGCTGGTGCTCATCATCTTCGGCGACCAGTGGGAGCCGTCCGTCCCGGTGTTCCGGATACTGGCGCTCTCGGTCGGCATCCAGATCGTGATGTCCACTTCGGGGTCGATCTTCCAGGCCGCCAACGCCACGCGGATGCTCTTCTTCTGCGGCGTATTCTCGGCGGCGCTCAACGTCGCGGCGATCTGCACCGGCATCTTCGCATTCGGCACGACCGAAGCCGTGGCCTGGTGCATCTGCGCCTCGTTCGCCGTCAACTTCGTGCAGTGTTACCACGCGTTGTTCTGCCTCACGCTGCGCACGGGATGGCGCCGGTTCTGGCGGAATTTCCTTTCGCCGCTGCTGCTCACGGCACTCGTCGGCCTGCCCCTGGCAGCAGTCGGATGGCTTCTCCCGCCGATGCCGCTCGTGGCGTCGCTCACCCTCAAGGGGACGGCGGCACTCGGCGTATGGCTCCTTTATGTGCACCTGAGCGGCGAATACGACCTGAAAGGGCTCTCAGGACGGCTCCTGGCCCGCAAAAAACGATAA
- a CDS encoding glycosyltransferase, with product MNNPKVSVIIPVYNTEAYVEQTLRSIMGQTLRDIELIVINDGSTDGSLSALERIATGDDRIRLYTQPNKGLSQTRNAGIDRARGEFIYFMDSDDLLEPDALERCYERCQSDRLDFVFFDAESFGAAASDAAWFDYRRAKYFGTEVCDGTDLLRRMLALHCYRASACLSFIRTAYLRGLGLRFYPGILHEDELFTPQLYLGATRAGGIERSFFKRRIHGDSIMGRGFSRRNLEGYTTVLRELNRFAATRDAGQRQLIRTLTRQILRPVMRNAWALPAGTRWKLVWDALRHYPGSIDGRALATLLFKKPLKKGNGK from the coding sequence ATGAATAACCCGAAAGTCAGCGTCATCATCCCCGTATACAATACGGAGGCCTATGTCGAACAGACCCTGCGTTCGATCATGGGACAGACCCTGCGCGACATCGAACTGATCGTCATCAACGACGGTTCGACGGACGGCAGCCTGTCCGCACTCGAACGCATAGCCACCGGAGACGACCGCATCCGGCTCTACACCCAGCCCAACAAAGGGCTTTCGCAGACCCGCAACGCAGGGATCGACCGTGCCCGGGGCGAATTCATCTACTTCATGGACAGCGACGACCTGCTGGAGCCCGACGCCCTCGAACGCTGCTACGAACGCTGCCAGTCAGACCGGCTCGATTTCGTATTCTTCGACGCCGAAAGCTTCGGCGCGGCAGCCTCCGACGCCGCATGGTTCGACTACCGGCGTGCAAAATATTTCGGAACGGAGGTCTGCGACGGCACCGACCTGCTGCGCAGGATGCTCGCACTACACTGCTACCGGGCTTCGGCCTGCCTGAGTTTCATCCGCACTGCCTACCTGCGCGGGCTGGGACTGCGCTTCTACCCGGGGATACTCCACGAAGACGAACTCTTCACCCCGCAGCTCTATCTCGGGGCGACGCGCGCCGGCGGGATCGAGCGTTCGTTCTTCAAGCGGCGCATACACGGGGATTCGATCATGGGACGCGGGTTCTCGCGCCGCAACCTCGAAGGCTATACCACCGTACTGCGCGAACTGAACCGTTTTGCCGCGACGCGCGACGCCGGCCAGCGGCAACTCATACGCACGCTCACGAGGCAGATACTGCGCCCCGTGATGCGCAACGCCTGGGCGCTCCCGGCCGGGACACGCTGGAAACTGGTCTGGGATGCCCTGCGCCACTACCCGGGCAGCATCGACGGCCGCGCCCTGGCAACACTGCTGTTCAAGAAACCGTTAAAGAAAGGGAACGGGAAATGA
- a CDS encoding acyltransferase → MIEKIRNNPRLKQFVIGLISPHKHPRPRLWVRWFVNPFVHKKGRGALIRRHARLDVFPWRRFEVGRDALIEDYAVVNNGAGDVVIGDQARIGIGSVVIGPVRLGDRAGLGQHVFISGFNHGYADGTRDSNAQELVRKEVTIGRESHIGANSVVVAGVTIGERCQIGAGSVVTKDIPSYSVAVGNPARVIKRYDAARAKWIRVDE, encoded by the coding sequence ATGATTGAAAAAATCAGAAATAACCCCCGGCTCAAACAATTCGTCATCGGGCTGATTTCGCCGCACAAACACCCCCGGCCCCGCCTTTGGGTACGCTGGTTCGTGAACCCTTTTGTTCACAAAAAAGGCCGCGGTGCGCTTATCCGCCGCCACGCGCGGCTCGACGTTTTCCCCTGGCGGCGCTTCGAAGTGGGACGCGACGCCCTGATCGAGGATTATGCGGTCGTCAATAACGGTGCGGGAGACGTGGTGATCGGCGACCAGGCGCGCATCGGCATCGGATCGGTGGTCATCGGCCCCGTACGCCTGGGCGACCGGGCCGGACTGGGACAGCATGTCTTCATCTCGGGGTTCAACCACGGTTATGCCGACGGGACACGAGACTCGAATGCACAGGAACTCGTGCGCAAAGAGGTGACGATCGGACGTGAATCGCATATCGGCGCCAATTCGGTGGTCGTGGCGGGCGTCACGATCGGCGAACGCTGCCAGATCGGCGCCGGGAGCGTCGTCACCAAGGACATCCCCTCGTACAGCGTCGCCGTAGGCAACCCGGCGCGCGTAATCAAGCGTTATGACGCCGCACGCGCAAAATGGATACGTGTCGATGAATAA
- a CDS encoding glycosyltransferase family 4 protein, with protein MKIAIEAQRIFRPNKHGMDFVALETIRCLQRLDTKNEYFIFTGEGEDRCLKESPNMHITTLRCPSYPLWEQWALPRAVARVKPDLLHCTSNTAPVWGKAPLVLTLHDIIFLEEQAARNKSLYQSLGRIYRRLVVPRILPRCRMVVTVSQFECDRIRTALNFDPERIMAIHNGYNDRFRPMEGTAETVRKYLQDPEFLFFLGNTDPKKNTPGTLKAYAEYVRRSEKPLPLLVADLGEQPAEAILREIGEPRLRGMLRLAGYIPNSDLPAIYNGASAFLYTSLRESFGIPQLEAMACGTPVVTSAASAIPEVAGQGAILVDPTDPTAIADALLRLETDAEFRAGQVAYGLERVKQFSWEKTAQHLLALYESLGKTN; from the coding sequence ATGAAAATCGCGATCGAGGCGCAGCGCATCTTCCGCCCCAACAAACACGGCATGGACTTCGTGGCGCTCGAAACCATCCGCTGCCTGCAACGGCTCGACACGAAGAACGAATACTTCATCTTCACGGGCGAAGGCGAAGACCGCTGCCTGAAGGAGAGTCCCAACATGCACATCACAACGCTCCGCTGCCCGAGCTACCCGCTGTGGGAACAGTGGGCGCTGCCGCGCGCCGTGGCCCGTGTGAAGCCCGACCTGCTGCACTGCACGAGCAACACGGCACCCGTATGGGGAAAGGCCCCGCTGGTCTTGACGCTCCACGACATCATCTTCCTCGAGGAACAGGCCGCGCGCAACAAATCGCTCTACCAGTCGCTGGGGCGCATCTACCGCCGCCTGGTAGTGCCGCGCATCCTGCCCAGATGCCGGATGGTCGTCACCGTCTCGCAATTCGAGTGCGACCGCATCCGCACCGCACTGAACTTCGACCCCGAACGCATCATGGCTATTCACAACGGCTACAACGACCGGTTCCGCCCGATGGAAGGCACGGCGGAAACCGTCCGCAAATACCTGCAAGACCCCGAATTCCTCTTTTTTCTGGGCAATACCGACCCCAAAAAGAACACGCCCGGCACGCTGAAGGCTTATGCCGAATACGTACGGCGCTCCGAAAAGCCGCTGCCGCTGCTGGTCGCAGACCTCGGGGAACAACCCGCAGAGGCGATCCTGCGCGAGATCGGCGAACCCCGGCTGCGCGGAATGCTCCGCCTGGCGGGATATATCCCCAACAGCGACCTGCCGGCCATCTACAACGGGGCTTCGGCATTCCTCTACACCTCGCTGCGCGAGAGTTTCGGCATTCCCCAGCTCGAAGCGATGGCCTGCGGCACGCCCGTGGTGACATCCGCGGCCTCGGCGATCCCCGAGGTGGCGGGCCAAGGCGCTATCCTCGTCGACCCTACCGACCCGACGGCGATCGCCGATGCCCTGCTGCGGCTCGAAACCGATGCGGAGTTCCGCGCAGGACAGGTCGCCTACGGCCTCGAACGGGTAAAACAATTCTCGTGGGAAAAGACCGCCCAGCACTTGCTGGCACTTTACGAATCGCTCGGGAAGACAAACTGA
- a CDS encoding glycosyltransferase: MMLLLDILDWIFVFVLGLPVLYLFVFAAASTRSRKDTYPPARRQRRFVTLIPAYKSDAVIVHTAQAALQQDYPQELHEVVVIADRLQPATLAELRRMPIRVLEASFENSSKARALNFAVGEIGPDGAEAVAILDADNLAGREFIARMNDALDSGIQAVQAHRTAKNRDTDTAVLDAASEEVNNSIFRRGHVALGFSSALIGSGMAFDYKWFRENIACCTTSGEDKELEALLLRQGIYIDYLDDVRVLDEKVQGEGAYYNQRRRWIAAQFYALSSAVRQLPGAILSGNTDYCDKLLQWCLPPRILLLGLVPLWAVVMTVCAPMGSIKWWVAVLLLLLAMAMALPDEQADDRLGHALRRMPVLFLLTLANLFRLRGTKDKFIHTEHTGAGSEAPGNNTGNRP, from the coding sequence ATGATGTTGCTGCTCGACATCCTCGACTGGATATTCGTCTTCGTGCTGGGACTCCCGGTGCTCTACCTCTTCGTCTTTGCGGCCGCCTCGACTCGCTCACGCAAGGACACCTATCCCCCGGCACGGCGGCAACGCAGGTTCGTGACGCTGATCCCGGCCTACAAAAGCGACGCGGTGATCGTCCATACGGCACAGGCCGCGCTGCAACAGGACTATCCGCAGGAACTGCACGAGGTGGTCGTCATCGCCGACCGGCTGCAACCGGCCACGCTCGCCGAGTTGCGCCGGATGCCGATCCGCGTGCTGGAAGCCTCCTTCGAGAACAGCTCCAAGGCCAGGGCGCTCAACTTTGCCGTAGGGGAAATCGGCCCGGACGGCGCGGAGGCCGTGGCGATACTCGACGCCGACAACCTGGCGGGCAGGGAGTTCATCGCCCGCATGAACGACGCCCTCGACAGCGGCATCCAGGCCGTGCAGGCACACCGCACGGCCAAGAACCGCGACACGGACACCGCCGTACTCGACGCAGCGAGCGAGGAGGTCAACAACTCGATCTTCCGCCGCGGGCATGTGGCGCTGGGATTCTCTTCAGCGCTGATCGGCTCGGGCATGGCCTTCGATTACAAATGGTTCCGCGAAAATATCGCCTGCTGCACCACTTCGGGCGAGGACAAGGAGCTCGAAGCGCTGCTGCTGAGGCAGGGCATCTACATCGACTACCTGGACGACGTGCGCGTGCTGGACGAAAAGGTACAGGGCGAAGGTGCCTACTACAACCAGCGGCGGCGCTGGATAGCGGCGCAGTTCTACGCCCTTTCATCGGCCGTAAGGCAGCTTCCGGGAGCAATCCTCTCGGGGAATACGGATTACTGCGACAAGCTGCTGCAATGGTGCCTGCCGCCGCGCATCCTGCTGTTGGGGCTGGTGCCCCTGTGGGCCGTCGTTATGACGGTATGCGCACCCATGGGTTCGATAAAATGGTGGGTGGCCGTCCTGCTGCTGCTCCTGGCCATGGCGATGGCGCTGCCCGACGAGCAGGCCGACGACCGCCTGGGGCACGCCCTCCGGCGGATGCCCGTCCTGTTCCTGCTGACGCTGGCTAACCTCTTCCGGTTGCGGGGCACCAAAGACAAATTCATCCACACCGAACATACCGGGGCCGGAAGCGAAGCCCCCGGAAACAATACCGGAAACCGACCATGA
- a CDS encoding glycosyltransferase family 2 protein: MKPLISVISVNYNGYGLTCAMVESLQRHVTTPLEIIVVDNGSARDEAAMLRECYPEIKALRSDRNLGFAGGNNLGFAAATGDYLLLLNNDTEVEDDTLHYLCETLAGNPAIGAVCPKIRFFAPPRHIQFAGYTPLTHVTLRNALIGFGMPDDGSFDTPRDTPYAHGAAMMVRREVPRKAGPMPDIYFLYYEELDWSVRIREQGWKIAYDPRCTVFHKESATTGQQSPLRSYYLTRNRLLFAWRNLHGTARMLSVAYQLLIAVPKSIAAALAHGRRDLAKAIRHGAGGFFTLKNKTV; this comes from the coding sequence ATGAAACCGCTGATTTCGGTCATATCGGTCAATTACAATGGCTACGGGCTTACCTGCGCCATGGTCGAATCGCTGCAACGGCACGTCACCACGCCGCTGGAGATCATCGTGGTGGACAACGGTTCCGCCCGCGACGAGGCGGCCATGCTGCGCGAATGCTACCCGGAGATCAAGGCACTGCGCAGCGACCGCAACCTGGGGTTCGCCGGAGGCAACAACCTGGGGTTCGCAGCCGCGACAGGCGATTACCTGCTGCTGCTCAACAACGACACCGAGGTCGAAGACGATACGCTGCATTACCTCTGCGAAACCCTGGCGGGCAACCCCGCGATCGGTGCCGTATGCCCGAAGATCCGGTTTTTCGCACCCCCGCGGCATATCCAGTTCGCCGGGTATACGCCTCTGACGCACGTTACGCTGCGCAATGCGCTCATCGGCTTCGGGATGCCCGATGACGGGTCGTTCGACACGCCGCGCGACACGCCCTACGCCCATGGCGCGGCGATGATGGTACGGCGCGAAGTACCCCGAAAAGCCGGGCCGATGCCCGACATCTATTTCCTCTACTACGAAGAACTCGACTGGTCGGTGCGTATCCGTGAACAAGGCTGGAAAATAGCCTACGACCCCCGTTGCACGGTATTCCACAAGGAGAGCGCGACGACCGGACAGCAAAGTCCCCTGAGGAGTTACTACCTGACCCGCAACCGGTTGCTGTTCGCATGGCGGAACCTGCACGGCACCGCCCGGATGCTTTCCGTCGCCTACCAGCTCCTCATCGCCGTGCCCAAAAGCATCGCCGCGGCGCTGGCACACGGGCGCCGCGACCTGGCAAAGGCCATACGGCACGGTGCCGGAGGCTTCTTCACCCTGAAAAACAAAACGGTATGA